A window of Pelagicoccus enzymogenes genomic DNA:
TGCTCGCTCGCTTCGACGCCGCGCAAATCTCGATCGGACTCCACCCCAAACATGGCAGCGCTGGCGACCGACCTCCGAATCGATAGCGACTCATCCAGTTCTAGGTTTCCGACTAACTGCTGGCGGCGGATCACGATGTCCACCGTTTCATCCACATCGATTTGGGCTGCAGTGATGCTCTCGTTCGGGCCGTAAGGGTACGGGGCGAAGACCATGAAATTTCCACTTCCCTCCGCAAAGCGTTCCGACGCGTTTATCGCCTTGTAGTCCGGACGCGTGACCAAGCCGCTATCGGTAAACACGTCATCAGGATAATAGAAGAAAAGCGGCAGGTAAGACTCCCCTTCGTAGCGAACGTACAAGGGCTTTTCGTTGAACAGAACATCGGCCAGCAAGCTGAAAGCATACAGGCCGATCAAAAGCCAAAATGAGCAATAGGAACGCTTCAAAGCCTTGAACCGTTTCCATCGCTTCTGCGTGATCGGATTGAATTTCGGTCGCCTGATCTTCATCCCTTGTTGAAGCTGATACGCGGATCAATCAGCACGTAGCAGAAGTCTGACAGCACACGCCCCAGCAGGGCTACGATAGACGTCAAGGCCAATGTCCCCATGAAGACCATGTAGTCTCGGCCAACGATCGCCTCCAAACTCAAGAGCCCCATGCCCGGGATGTTGAATACACGCTCGATCAAGACCGAGCCCGCAAACATGATCGAAAGCACCCCTCCAAAACCGGTTGCGATCGGGATCAAAGCGTTGCGAAGGGCATGTTTCCAAACCGCGCGTTTCATGCTACCGCCTTTCGCGACGACGGTACGGACGTAGTCCTGGCTGATCTGCTCGAGCAAGGAGTTTTTCATGAGCAGAGTGAGCACCGCAAAGTTTCCGATCACATAGCACATAACGGGGAGAAACATGTGCATGAACTGGTCTTTCACCTTCTCCCAAAAACTCATTTCCTCGAAGAACTCGGAGCGAAAGCCTCCGATGGGAAAGATATCGAAGAAATGCTCCGAAGTACCGCTGAAAACGGTTTTCAACAACATGCCGAATGCGAATGCCGGAATCGCGTATCCCGTGAAAACCGCCACGCTGCTAGCGAGGTCAAAAGCCGAACCATTGCGGAGGGCCTTGGCAATCCCCAACGGTATGCATATCAGGTAAGTCAATACAAAGCCAGCGATTCCAAAAGTCAGAGAAACCGGAAAACGCTCTGATATGAGCTGCCAAACGGTCTTGTTCGAATACTTGTACGAGTCCACCGTCATACCCATCTTGTTGACGACCAGCCAATCGTAGTAGCGAATGAGAAAGGGCTTATCGAAACCGAAGTGAGCTCGAATCGCTTCGCGTTGCTCCTCCGAGATGCTTTCGCTCCGCGTGGCCACTCCGGATCCATCGAAACCGCGCATCTGCATCATTGCCTGTTCAACCGGTCCCCCGGGAACGAATTGAGTGAGCAAATACGTCAGGAAGGTGATACCGATAAAAGTCGGAAAGATCAGCAGAATACGCCGAAGAAAATAGGCAGCTCTATCGCTCATGTAATGGGTCAGCTCGAAGGGAAGCGTCCCCTATCCGTCGAACTCTTCGTCGAAGGAGATATCGTACGGCAGAGGAGCAAGGGCCTTGCCCTCCTCCATCGCCTGCTCGAGATCCGCCTTCGCGTCAGGATCAATCCACCAGTAGTTCCAAGCTGAACGCTCGTTTTCAAACTTAGACAGGACAGTGTAAGGCGTGCCGAACTTGTTCCAGTAGAGCATGCGAGTGTAGTCGATATGCCACAACAAAATGTATGGGACCTCCTGATAAACAAGCTGGTCGATCTCGCGCAGGATGTCGTTTCGCTCGGCAATGTCGTAAATGCTCCGCTGCTTCTCAATCAGGGCATCGACCTTCTCGGACTTGAATCCAGTGATGTTCTGTCCCGCCGGGCGATCCGCTTCCTTGGAGTACCACATCGATTCGGGATCCTTGAACAAGCTGGCGCCCCAAGCCGCCCAAGTCATGTCGTAGTTGAATTCGTCCATGTCCTTCATCCACGCAGCCCAATCTTTTCTGACGATCTCCAGATCGATCCCCAAGTCAGCGAGGTCCTCCTTGTACACGACGAGGAACTTGTCCGAGCTCGCCGAACGGGTGAGGAAACGGATCAAAAACTGCTTTCCATCCTTTTCCAGCTTGCCGGTCTGGGGATTCGCTTTCCAGCCCGCTTCCGCCAAGAGGGCTCTCGCCTTCTCCTTGTTGTATTCGTAAAGTGGATTCGGATTTGGATGTTCCTCGTCCCAAAGGTCGGAGGAGAACGAGTTGGAAAGCGTATACTGCTTGAACATCAACTCGTTGTTCATTCGCTCTCGATTGAGCAGGTGAGCCAACGCAAGGCGCACTCGACGATCGCTGAACAGATCGCGACGCGTATTCATGGCAAATCCCTGCCAGCTCGGGGGCTCGTGGTTCGTGATCGCCTGTTTCACGATCCAGTTCTTGTCGAAGGCCTCCCCTTCGGTGTTGTTCACCCAGATGTGAGAGGTGTAGACCGCATGGATGTCGAACTCCCCTTTCTTGAAAGCTTCATAGGCCATCTCGCGCTCGGGATAGAAGCGGAACTCCAGAGTTTGGAAATTCCCAACCCCCTGGAAGCGCTTGGCGTCCTTGAGCCACCAGTCAGCCCTGCGTTCAATGGTAGCGGAGACTCCCTCCTTGACCGTTCCGAAACGGTAGAGGCCGGATACGACAGGAAACTCGAAGTTCGACTTGTTGAAGTCTTTTCCTTCGTAGAAGTGCTTGGGCAATATTTGCAGAGTGGCAATCGTGAGGACATTCCTCCAGTGCGCGACCTTGGCTGTGAATCGGATAGTGAGGTCGTCAACGACCTCCGGGGCTTCGAACTCCTGCAACCCCACCTTGTGCGGGCCGGTGAGGTTTTCCGGCTTCATGATCGTCTCGTAGGTGAAGGCTACGTCCTGGGCCGTGATTGGCTTTCCGTCGCTCCATCTTGCCCGATCATCGATCTTGACCAAAAAACTCAGCTTGTCGTCCGAGACCGTGATGCTTTCGGCGATCAGAGGTTCGAAGGAGGCATCCACAGGATGAATACCCATCAGCGTGTCGAACATCATTCCGTAAATCGTCGCGTTGTAGGCAGTCGTATCCAAATAGTAATTGAACGACTTAGGATACTGGGCGGCGTAAATCCTTACCTTACCGCCGACGAGAGCGTCGGGACTGGCAATCGGATTGTAGTCGTCTTCCCAATCCTCACTTGGAATCACTTGCTCCGCTCGCAGCGACAAACAGCCGAGAAAGAGGGTCGCGCAGGACATGAAGCGGCACAGGAACGAGAAGGTGCGATTTCTTAGGGACATAATTTCTTACCTTGGTTGGAACGAATAGAACGACGGAAACTGTCTAAACCTAACCGGGAAACGAGTCAGACGAAAATCCAAATTCGCAAGCACTAGGAAAAGAGGCTAAACTCGACATGTCCAGACGCTTAGGCACAAAATCTGTTCCATGTACGACCGTTCCGCTGCCTACTACGACTTGATCTATCGGGACCTGAAAGACTATCGGGACGAGGCGGCCAAAATCGACGCGTTGCTGCAGCGCCTCTCCCCAATCCCGCATCGCTTGCTGGACGCGGGTTGCGGCACGGGCGAACACGCAAGGCGGCTCTGCCGCGACCATGGCTATGCCGTCGACGGGCTCGACATCGAGCCGGAATTCGCGTCCATCGCCCAAACCAAGAACCCGAGCGGCTCTTTCCGCGTCGGCGACATGCGGGACTTCGACTTGAAACGCTC
This region includes:
- a CDS encoding ABC transporter permease subunit, with amino-acid sequence MSDRAAYFLRRILLIFPTFIGITFLTYLLTQFVPGGPVEQAMMQMRGFDGSGVATRSESISEEQREAIRAHFGFDKPFLIRYYDWLVVNKMGMTVDSYKYSNKTVWQLISERFPVSLTFGIAGFVLTYLICIPLGIAKALRNGSAFDLASSVAVFTGYAIPAFAFGMLLKTVFSGTSEHFFDIFPIGGFRSEFFEEMSFWEKVKDQFMHMFLPVMCYVIGNFAVLTLLMKNSLLEQISQDYVRTVVAKGGSMKRAVWKHALRNALIPIATGFGGVLSIMFAGSVLIERVFNIPGMGLLSLEAIVGRDYMVFMGTLALTSIVALLGRVLSDFCYVLIDPRISFNKG
- a CDS encoding extracellular solute-binding protein encodes the protein MSLRNRTFSFLCRFMSCATLFLGCLSLRAEQVIPSEDWEDDYNPIASPDALVGGKVRIYAAQYPKSFNYYLDTTAYNATIYGMMFDTLMGIHPVDASFEPLIAESITVSDDKLSFLVKIDDRARWSDGKPITAQDVAFTYETIMKPENLTGPHKVGLQEFEAPEVVDDLTIRFTAKVAHWRNVLTIATLQILPKHFYEGKDFNKSNFEFPVVSGLYRFGTVKEGVSATIERRADWWLKDAKRFQGVGNFQTLEFRFYPEREMAYEAFKKGEFDIHAVYTSHIWVNNTEGEAFDKNWIVKQAITNHEPPSWQGFAMNTRRDLFSDRRVRLALAHLLNRERMNNELMFKQYTLSNSFSSDLWDEEHPNPNPLYEYNKEKARALLAEAGWKANPQTGKLEKDGKQFLIRFLTRSASSDKFLVVYKEDLADLGIDLEIVRKDWAAWMKDMDEFNYDMTWAAWGASLFKDPESMWYSKEADRPAGQNITGFKSEKVDALIEKQRSIYDIAERNDILREIDQLVYQEVPYILLWHIDYTRMLYWNKFGTPYTVLSKFENERSAWNYWWIDPDAKADLEQAMEEGKALAPLPYDISFDEEFDG